The following are encoded in a window of Lacinutrix sp. WUR7 genomic DNA:
- a CDS encoding protein-disulfide reductase DsbD domain-containing protein yields MKHFLLVLLTFFSFSQSFAQLAPVKWSTEVEKISKTEYNLIYQAEIDAYWHLYSQHLPEGGALPTEFEFDSIAQTQDFKRIGAVLESESITKFDKVFQMDLTYFDGAATFTQKIELLNPEITTISSEVFYQACDDEKCIFESEVLNFELPGNSETTTSNILDPVSWTTNITEIEKDVYEITYEATIDKDWHFYSQKVVEDSELGPIPTEFSFNNTSQDYELIGDIEESKTKEVFEQAFQMKVRYFENKAVFKQKFKVLNSDLKTIEAEVFYQACDDVKCLAPTTYTFTTNLDGSSNAKAVTAIDARSKELSDKLQLNVTGWDKYEKEEVKEKSNFGIFVLGFLGGLIALLTPCVFPMIPLTVSFFTKSASNSQKGLANAMLYGLFILVIYVLLSLPFHFLDSLNPEILNTISTNVWLNIIFFIILAFFAFSFFGFYEITLPASWGNKMDSASNVGGIIGIFFMALTLAIVSFSCTGPILGSLLAGSLTSDGGAMQLTMGMTGFGLALALPFTLFAMFPKWLNALPKSGGWLNTTKVVLGFLELGMAFKFLSNADLVKHWGLLKREVFIGIWIVLGIGLLLYLLGKIKFPHDSPLKKLSFGRISFAVLVGAFVIYLIPGLTNTEHANLKLLSGFPPPLPYSLYEKESDCPLGLNCYKDLEEGVAAAKAENKPIMLDFTGWACVNCRKMEEQVWSKDKIYTVLNEEYVIISLYVDDRKELEKDEQFQFLKHNGSIKNIKTIGDKWATLQTLNFQNNSQPFYVLLDHNMELLNHTTAYTPNADVYYDWLVKGVENFKK; encoded by the coding sequence ATGAAGCATTTTTTATTAGTACTACTTACTTTTTTTTCATTTAGTCAATCTTTTGCGCAACTAGCACCTGTAAAATGGTCCACAGAAGTAGAAAAAATTTCAAAAACAGAATACAATCTTATTTACCAAGCGGAAATAGACGCATATTGGCATTTATACTCCCAGCATTTACCAGAAGGAGGTGCTTTGCCAACAGAATTTGAATTTGATTCTATTGCACAAACGCAAGACTTTAAAAGAATTGGGGCAGTTTTAGAAAGTGAAAGTATCACGAAATTTGATAAAGTTTTTCAAATGGATTTAACCTATTTTGATGGAGCTGCAACGTTCACCCAAAAAATAGAGCTTTTAAATCCTGAAATTACCACTATTTCTTCCGAAGTATTTTATCAAGCTTGTGATGATGAGAAATGTATTTTTGAAAGCGAAGTATTAAACTTTGAGCTTCCTGGTAATTCTGAGACTACAACTTCTAATATTTTAGATCCTGTAAGTTGGACAACAAATATTACAGAAATAGAAAAAGATGTATATGAAATTACATACGAAGCAACCATAGATAAAGACTGGCATTTTTACTCGCAAAAGGTTGTGGAGGATTCTGAATTAGGTCCAATACCAACCGAGTTTAGTTTTAATAATACATCGCAAGATTATGAATTGATTGGCGATATAGAAGAATCTAAAACCAAAGAAGTTTTTGAACAAGCGTTTCAAATGAAAGTGCGTTATTTTGAAAACAAAGCGGTTTTTAAGCAGAAGTTTAAAGTTTTAAATTCAGATTTAAAAACCATAGAAGCAGAAGTGTTTTATCAAGCTTGTGACGACGTAAAATGTCTTGCACCAACTACATATACATTTACAACCAATTTAGATGGAAGCTCTAATGCAAAAGCAGTAACAGCTATCGATGCAAGAAGCAAAGAGTTGTCGGATAAACTACAACTTAATGTTACCGGTTGGGATAAATATGAAAAAGAAGAGGTTAAAGAAAAATCGAATTTTGGAATCTTTGTTCTTGGTTTTCTTGGCGGATTAATAGCCTTGTTAACACCATGTGTTTTTCCTATGATTCCATTAACGGTTTCCTTTTTTACAAAAAGTGCAAGCAATTCGCAAAAAGGATTAGCAAATGCCATGCTTTACGGATTGTTTATTCTAGTAATCTATGTGCTTTTAAGTTTGCCATTTCACTTTTTAGATTCTTTGAATCCAGAGATATTAAATACCATTTCAACCAATGTTTGGCTAAATATTATCTTCTTTATTATCCTTGCTTTTTTTGCGTTTTCTTTCTTCGGATTTTATGAAATTACATTACCAGCATCTTGGGGAAATAAAATGGATTCGGCATCTAACGTTGGTGGAATTATCGGTATTTTCTTTATGGCATTAACACTTGCTATTGTTTCCTTTTCTTGTACTGGACCTATTTTAGGATCACTACTAGCTGGATCGTTAACTAGTGATGGTGGAGCGATGCAATTGACGATGGGAATGACAGGTTTCGGACTAGCATTAGCATTACCATTTACTTTATTTGCAATGTTCCCAAAATGGTTAAACGCATTACCAAAATCTGGTGGTTGGTTAAACACAACCAAAGTCGTTCTTGGGTTTTTAGAATTAGGAATGGCTTTTAAATTTTTATCTAATGCCGATTTAGTAAAACATTGGGGACTTTTAAAACGTGAAGTTTTTATTGGTATCTGGATTGTTTTAGGAATTGGTTTACTCCTGTATCTTTTAGGGAAAATTAAGTTTCCGCATGATAGTCCGCTTAAAAAATTAAGCTTCGGTAGAATCTCTTTCGCCGTATTAGTAGGTGCATTTGTAATCTATTTAATTCCGGGTTTAACCAATACAGAACATGCAAACTTAAAGTTGTTAAGTGGTTTTCCGCCACCTTTACCATATAGTTTATATGAAAAAGAATCCGATTGTCCGTTAGGTTTAAATTGCTACAAAGATTTAGAAGAAGGTGTTGCTGCAGCAAAAGCAGAGAACAAACCAATCATGTTAGATTTTACAGGTTGGGCTTGTGTAAACTGCCGAAAAATGGAAGAACAAGTTTGGAGTAAAGACAAGATTTATACTGTTTTAAACGAAGAATATGTTATTATATCTTTATATGTAGATGACAGAAAAGAATTGGAAAAAGACGAGCAATTTCAATTCTTAAAACACAACGGAAGCATTAAGAATATAAAGACTATTGGCGACAAATGGGCAACCTTACAAACGCTAAATTTTCAGAATAATTCACAACCATTTTATGTATTATTAGATCATAATATGGAACTTTTAAATCATACTACAGCATATACTCCAAATGCAGATGTGTATTATGATTGGTTGGTTAAAGGAGTGGAGAATTTTAAGAAGTAA
- the tilS gene encoding tRNA lysidine(34) synthetase TilS — translation MFQKFQKHINQKLPFLQESKLLITISGGLDSVVLTHVCHQLNLNFSLAHCNFHLRGIESDGDQDFVEQLAADLQVEVFIQHFDTNTFAETHKVSTQMAARELRYNWFQELSEQLQFDYILTAHHADDNLETFLINLTRGTGLDGLTGIPEVNENVVRPLLKFTREQIESFAKSNNLKWREDSSNASTKYLRNKLRHDVIPVLKEMNAELLQNFETTQNNLQDAKSIIEDAITSVQKKVVSVEGEIIKFNIKKLQKLSNTKAYLFELLKEFNFTAWNDVYNLLEAQSGKQVFSSTHRLLKDREYLLLTEVDSNVSSSAVETLFIEENTKKLKTDLGVLFFEEADAVFGKHTNVSFVDKDLLKFPLTVRKWEKGDYFYPLGMQGKKKLSKFFKDEKYSLIEKEKTFVLCSGEDVVWVINKRGDNRYKVTEKTKNILKITLQ, via the coding sequence TTGTTTCAAAAATTTCAAAAACATATAAACCAAAAACTTCCTTTCCTTCAAGAAAGTAAACTGCTTATTACCATTTCTGGAGGATTAGATTCTGTGGTTTTAACGCATGTATGCCATCAATTAAATCTTAATTTTTCATTAGCACATTGCAATTTTCACTTACGAGGAATAGAAAGTGATGGCGATCAAGATTTTGTAGAACAATTGGCAGCAGATTTACAAGTAGAAGTTTTTATCCAACATTTTGACACCAATACATTTGCTGAAACCCATAAGGTTTCTACCCAAATGGCTGCTCGAGAATTACGTTATAATTGGTTTCAAGAATTAAGTGAGCAACTACAATTCGATTATATTTTAACTGCACATCATGCAGATGATAATCTGGAAACCTTTTTAATAAACCTGACTCGAGGTACTGGATTAGACGGACTTACAGGAATTCCAGAAGTGAATGAAAATGTAGTAAGACCATTGCTGAAATTTACAAGAGAACAAATAGAAAGCTTTGCAAAAAGTAATAATCTTAAGTGGCGAGAAGATAGTAGTAATGCATCTACCAAGTATTTACGAAACAAATTACGTCATGATGTAATTCCTGTTTTAAAGGAAATGAATGCCGAATTGCTTCAAAATTTTGAAACCACACAAAACAATTTACAAGATGCCAAAAGCATTATTGAAGATGCGATAACTAGCGTGCAGAAAAAAGTAGTTTCGGTGGAAGGGGAAATCATAAAATTTAATATTAAAAAACTTCAAAAGCTATCCAATACCAAGGCCTATTTGTTTGAATTGCTTAAAGAATTCAACTTTACAGCATGGAATGATGTTTATAATTTATTAGAAGCTCAATCTGGAAAACAGGTCTTTTCTAGTACACACAGGTTATTAAAAGATAGAGAATATTTGTTGTTAACGGAAGTAGATTCTAATGTCTCCTCGAGCGCAGTCGAGACATTATTCATAGAAGAAAACACAAAAAAACTAAAAACGGATTTAGGAGTTTTATTCTTTGAGGAAGCAGATGCTGTTTTTGGGAAACATACCAATGTGTCTTTTGTTGATAAAGATTTGTTAAAGTTTCCGTTAACAGTAAGAAAATGGGAAAAAGGCGACTATTTTTACCCTTTAGGCATGCAAGGCAAAAAGAAGCTGAGTAAGTTTTTTAAAGACGAAAAATATTCCTTAATAGAAAAAGAGAAAACTTTCGTTTTGTGTTCTGGCGAAGATGTCGTTTGGGTAATAAATAAGCGTGGTGACAATCGGTATAAAGTCACAGAAAAAACAAAAAATATATTAAAAATCACATTACAATAA
- a CDS encoding alpha/beta hydrolase, with product MVHNTFPLTIEKQVLHAEYWQPENPKATVVLLHGMGEHLGRYKPFVIPKLTANNYAVLAYDQIGHGKTEGKRGHVSNYQLLLDSLHTAVLEAKRRNPNLPVFVYGHSMGGNVVINYALKNPSQIKAVVATSPLLRLAFNPPKWKVSLGRFMLNILPGITLPSELDASGISRDKAEVVRYQNDPLVHDKISPMYSFPVFDAGEYAIANANTLNLPMLVCHGTGDKITSWEASKAFTDNTPKADLKLFEDGYHELHYDFCKEELMETIIAWLDAKLIHEIG from the coding sequence ATGGTACATAATACATTTCCGTTAACAATTGAAAAACAGGTTTTACATGCCGAATATTGGCAACCAGAAAACCCAAAAGCAACCGTAGTTTTGTTACACGGTATGGGCGAACATTTAGGCCGTTATAAACCTTTTGTTATCCCAAAACTAACAGCAAATAATTACGCGGTTTTGGCGTATGATCAAATAGGGCATGGTAAAACAGAAGGGAAACGCGGACATGTTTCTAATTACCAGTTGTTATTAGATAGTTTACATACCGCTGTTTTAGAAGCTAAAAGACGCAATCCAAACCTGCCTGTTTTTGTTTACGGACATAGTATGGGAGGAAATGTGGTGATAAATTATGCATTAAAAAATCCATCGCAAATTAAAGCGGTAGTTGCTACTAGTCCGTTGTTACGCCTAGCATTCAATCCACCAAAATGGAAAGTGTCTTTAGGGCGTTTTATGCTCAATATTCTACCAGGTATTACCTTGCCAAGTGAGTTGGATGCTTCAGGTATTTCTAGAGATAAAGCGGAAGTAGTACGGTATCAAAACGATCCGTTAGTCCACGATAAAATTAGTCCAATGTATTCTTTTCCTGTTTTTGATGCAGGCGAATATGCTATTGCAAATGCCAATACCTTAAATCTTCCAATGCTAGTTTGTCATGGTACTGGAGATAAAATTACGAGTTGGGAAGCTTCCAAAGCTTTTACCGATAATACACCAAAAGCAGATTTGAAGCTTTTTGAGGACGGTTATCATGAACTGCATTATGATTTTTGTAAAGAAGAATTAATGGAGACCATAATTGCATGGTTAGATGCTAAGTTGATTCATGAAATAGGATAA